In one Gemmatimonadota bacterium genomic region, the following are encoded:
- the ricT gene encoding regulatory iron-sulfur-containing complex subunit RicT, with the protein MARIIEVSFKGNRRDYFASSLSEVTPRDYVIVEADRGEDLGRVTATGAIAERKCSGCSTGCAAPVPELRVLRLASTDELGRSRTLRADEARVRSLTRDKVERHGLKMKVTEAEWQFDRNKLTIYFTAERRVDFRELVRDLARAFRTRIELKQIGVRDEAALLGGVGRCGRELCCSTWLRELKPVSLQLAKDQRLSLNPAQISGCCGRLMCCLTYEHDAYVEARRRFPREGKTLRTSRGEERVLSVDIWGERIQLRAADGTHRIATLEELRGDVASTEDGGAQGS; encoded by the coding sequence TGGCCCGCATCATAGAAGTCAGTTTCAAGGGCAATCGGAGGGATTACTTCGCCTCCTCGCTGAGCGAAGTCACGCCCCGAGATTACGTCATAGTCGAGGCCGACCGGGGCGAGGACCTGGGGCGGGTCACGGCGACGGGGGCCATCGCCGAGCGGAAGTGCTCGGGCTGCAGTACGGGCTGCGCCGCTCCGGTCCCCGAGTTGCGAGTGCTACGTCTCGCTTCCACGGACGAGTTGGGCCGCTCGCGCACGCTGCGGGCGGATGAGGCGCGCGTTCGGAGCTTGACGCGCGACAAGGTCGAGCGCCACGGCCTCAAGATGAAGGTCACCGAGGCCGAATGGCAGTTCGACCGGAACAAGCTCACCATCTACTTCACCGCGGAGCGACGGGTCGATTTCCGGGAGTTGGTCCGGGACCTCGCGCGCGCGTTCCGTACGCGCATTGAGCTCAAGCAGATCGGCGTGCGGGACGAGGCCGCGCTTTTGGGCGGCGTCGGCCGCTGCGGTCGCGAGCTTTGTTGCTCCACGTGGCTGCGCGAATTGAAGCCGGTAAGCTTGCAGCTCGCCAAGGACCAGCGTCTGTCGCTGAACCCAGCGCAGATCTCGGGGTGCTGCGGCCGCCTGATGTGCTGCCTCACCTACGAGCACGACGCCTACGTCGAGGCTCGCCGCCGCTTCCCACGGGAGGGCAAGACGCTGCGCACCTCGCGCGGCGAGGAGCGCGTGCTCAGCGTCGACATCTGGGGCGAGCGCATCCAGCTTCGAGCCGCGGACGGAACGCACCGGATCGCGACCCTGGAGGAACTCCGCGGAGACGTCGCGTCGACGGAGGACGGCGGGGCCCAAGGTTCATGA
- the metG gene encoding methionine--tRNA ligase, whose product MSRTGTYYVTTAIDYANGLPHLGHALEKIGADAIARYHRLKGEEVHFVMGMDEHGQNIIQSAERAGLEPQEWVDRIAEAFRAAWEALLISHDDFIRTTEARHHRAVQDVIRRIDAAGDLYRGTYEGWYCIRCEAFKSEDDLEGEGDGLRCPLHPSRQIQWTVEENWFFRLSAYRDPLLALLDERPEFIQPEIRRNEIRRVLEGGLQDLSVSRAISWGVPWPDSEGETAYVWIDALINYLAATGYPESGYERYWPADLHVIGKDITRFHCVYWPAFLMSAQIALPKTVWAHGFVGYGGRRLSKSEGVSFDLDEAIERHGPEALRYYLLREVPWDSDGDITRERFDERYTAELANDVGNLVNRALSMVERYRAGVVPGAGPTELDERAAELLEDYVAAMDAHLLHEGLQAAFDLASAANGFVTAREPWALAKDTERADDLDAVLRSLVHTLATLSTMLAPYLPLKMASLANRLGLPAVPLVGDLGRLDLAGKKVERGDILFPRPE is encoded by the coding sequence ATGAGCCGAACCGGCACCTACTACGTCACGACGGCGATCGACTACGCCAACGGCTTACCCCACCTCGGCCACGCGCTGGAGAAGATCGGCGCGGACGCCATCGCTCGCTATCACCGGCTCAAAGGCGAAGAAGTGCACTTCGTCATGGGCATGGACGAGCACGGCCAGAACATCATCCAGAGCGCGGAGCGCGCGGGGCTCGAACCTCAGGAATGGGTCGACCGGATAGCCGAGGCCTTCCGGGCCGCATGGGAGGCGCTCCTCATCAGCCACGACGACTTCATTCGCACCACCGAAGCCCGGCACCACCGCGCAGTTCAGGATGTGATCCGCCGCATCGACGCGGCCGGCGACCTGTACCGTGGCACGTACGAGGGCTGGTACTGCATCCGCTGCGAGGCCTTCAAGTCCGAGGATGATCTGGAAGGCGAGGGCGATGGACTGCGGTGTCCGCTCCACCCGTCGCGGCAGATCCAGTGGACGGTCGAGGAGAACTGGTTCTTCCGCCTGTCGGCTTACCGGGACCCGCTCCTGGCTCTCCTGGACGAGCGGCCGGAGTTCATCCAGCCCGAGATTCGGCGCAACGAAATCCGGCGAGTCCTCGAGGGCGGGCTACAGGATCTGTCCGTATCGCGCGCGATCTCATGGGGTGTCCCGTGGCCCGACAGCGAAGGCGAAACCGCCTACGTGTGGATCGATGCGCTGATCAATTACCTGGCCGCGACCGGCTATCCGGAGTCCGGATACGAGCGCTACTGGCCCGCGGACCTGCACGTCATCGGCAAGGACATCACCCGGTTCCACTGCGTCTACTGGCCCGCGTTCCTGATGAGCGCCCAGATCGCGCTTCCCAAAACCGTGTGGGCGCACGGATTCGTCGGCTACGGAGGGCGCCGACTGTCCAAGTCGGAAGGCGTGAGCTTCGACCTGGACGAGGCCATCGAACGCCACGGACCCGAAGCCCTTCGGTATTACCTGCTGCGTGAGGTCCCCTGGGACTCGGACGGAGACATCACTCGTGAGCGCTTCGACGAGCGCTACACCGCGGAGCTGGCCAACGACGTCGGCAACCTGGTCAACCGCGCGCTGTCGATGGTGGAGCGGTACCGGGCGGGTGTCGTCCCCGGCGCCGGACCGACAGAGTTGGACGAGCGCGCCGCCGAGCTGCTCGAAGATTACGTCGCGGCGATGGACGCGCACCTGCTCCACGAGGGCCTGCAGGCGGCGTTCGACCTGGCGTCCGCCGCCAACGGATTCGTCACCGCGCGGGAGCCGTGGGCGCTGGCCAAGGATACGGAACGCGCCGACGACCTGGACGCGGTGCTTCGTTCGCTCGTGCACACACTCGCCACGCTGAGCACCATGCTCGCCCCGTACCTGCCCCTCAAGATGGCCTCCTTGGCGAATCGCCTCGGCTTGCCCGCCGTGCCGCTCGTTGGCGACCTGGGAAGGCTGGATCTGGCGGGCAAAAAGGTCGAGCGCGGTGACATTTTGTTTCCGCGGCCGGAGTGA
- a CDS encoding M23 family metallopeptidase: MSARRHWTLMIVPDGDTEARQLRVSRGFIRLVLGAAALVLGVMAMLSAGFLVKESQRSKAVRLASENALLENQMDQLRGRMTELEGELGGLWGQDEQYRLLAGLEPLDEGVRRAGIGGPGSDRSSPADLERLNPRMGRLARTAKTNVSTMVRRAQLLSSSWDEASRALSATHERMRATPSILPTDGRISSVFSHSRLHPILDVARPHRGVDVTAPMGTPIISTAAGRVTFVGRQGGYGNMVEVDHGYGVRTRYAHASKLLVRRGQKVERGETIAEVGSTGLSAAPHVHYEVWVSGRAIDPRRYILELDVLPD; the protein is encoded by the coding sequence ATGTCGGCACGACGCCACTGGACATTGATGATCGTGCCGGATGGAGACACGGAGGCGCGGCAGCTGCGCGTCTCACGCGGCTTCATTCGGCTGGTCCTGGGGGCGGCCGCCCTCGTCCTGGGCGTAATGGCCATGTTGTCGGCCGGGTTTCTCGTCAAGGAATCTCAGCGGTCCAAGGCGGTGCGCCTCGCCAGCGAAAACGCCCTCCTGGAAAACCAGATGGACCAGCTTCGGGGTCGCATGACGGAGCTGGAGGGTGAGCTCGGCGGCTTGTGGGGTCAGGACGAACAGTACCGGCTCCTGGCCGGGTTGGAGCCGCTCGATGAGGGCGTTCGCCGCGCCGGGATCGGCGGTCCGGGATCGGATCGTTCGTCCCCGGCCGACCTGGAGCGACTGAACCCGCGCATGGGTCGGCTGGCGCGCACCGCGAAGACCAACGTCTCGACGATGGTACGCAGGGCACAATTGCTCTCGTCCAGTTGGGACGAAGCGTCCAGGGCCCTGTCCGCCACGCATGAGCGCATGCGCGCGACCCCGTCGATCTTGCCCACGGATGGGCGCATCTCCAGCGTGTTCAGCCACAGTCGACTGCACCCCATTCTGGACGTCGCCCGCCCCCACAGGGGCGTGGACGTCACCGCGCCGATGGGGACGCCCATCATCTCCACCGCGGCGGGCCGGGTTACCTTCGTGGGCCGGCAGGGTGGCTACGGCAACATGGTCGAAGTGGACCATGGCTACGGCGTTCGCACGCGTTACGCCCACGCCTCCAAGCTGCTCGTGCGCCGCGGCCAGAAGGTGGAGCGGGGCGAGACGATCGCCGAGGTGGGCAGCACCGGGTTGTCGGCTGCGCCGCACGTGCATTACGAGGTCTGGGTCAGCGGCCGGGCGATCGACCCGAGGCGCTACATCCTCGAACTCGATGTCCTGCCGGATTGA